The nucleotide sequence CTCGAACACGCTGAGGACGCGGCAGCCCAGGCCCACCTGGCCGCCTTCGGCGAAGCCCTTGATGCCTTGCCCCTCCGCGCACCACAGACCATTCGCCCCCAGCTGAGGCAGGCAGCCGAGGCGTTCGAACGCGCCACCCGCTCTCGCGTCCAAGCCGAGCACCAGCGCGCCCGCGCCCTACGCGGCGCCGTGCGCGCCATGATCCGCGAACCCGCCCCCAAGGACGGCGCCCTGTTGGCGATGTTCCTCGACGCCGCGATCCTCGCCGTCATCGCCGCCGCCCGCTGGCACCAGCTCCGCCACCACGACCAGCAGGTGGCGGCAGCCCACCAGACCCTCATCCACCTGCAAGCCGCCTACGAGCACACAGCCGTTGCACCACTGACCGCACTCGCCCAGCGCCGGCCACTCCAGCATGTGGTGCAGCGCCACACCCTCCTCATCCACCAGATCATGCCGGACCATGCCAAGCAGGTGGCCGAAGACCCGTCCTTCGACGCACTCACGGCCGTGCTCGCGGCCGCCGAGAAGGCCGGACACGATCCGAAGCAACTGCTCCAACAGACCGCCGACGAACGGGCGCTCGACGACGCCCGAAGCCCCGCACGGGTGCTGACCTGGCGCATCGAGCGACTCAGCGCCAGGCCGGTTCCGAGTGAGCGTGCGCGTGTGGCACGAATACGGAGTGCGACGCGGTGGTCGGTCGCGCCGGTCCGACCGACAACGGTTGCGCCGGTCTCCCAGCCGCAGCCCCCACAGGCACGCCGACGTTGATTCCACCCGCTTCGTGTTGGTCACACCCGCCTCCGTACCCGAAGCGGGTGTCAGGCCGCGCACCCCAGCGCATCGTGGGCGAACGCGAGAGCCCGGAACCGAGCTCCCACAGCGTCGGGCCCGCGGGAGGCCAGCGCCCGTAGAGCACTGACCTGTCGCCCCGAGGCCCACAGCCCAGTGGCCGGGGAGAGAAACGGGACGACGGCTACGCCCAGCTCGGTGAAGGGGGCATGGTCCAGGTAGGTCATGCCGCCGGTGCCGCACAGGTACGCGCGTGCGCCGGTGGCGTCGGCCAGCCGCTCGGACCGGCCCGTGCGTGTCGGCAAGGTGCTGCTGGTGAAGATCTGTCCCCGCCAGCCGAGCAGTTCGAGCAGGGCGCGAGTCGAGGCCGTGGCGACCGTCGCGACCCTTCCTGTGTCGAACGCGTTCCAGACCGGCTGAAGGGCTCGCTCAACGGCGGGCCAGTGAGGACTGGTCCCGTACTGCTGGCGCAGGATCGATGAGGCTCTGCGTCGGGCCGCGGCAGGGTCGGCGATCAGGGTGTCTCTGATGAGGGTGGCGCGCCCGGAGGGGCGGTGAGTGGGGATGGTCAGCCACCGGTTCGGGCCAAGGCCGTCGAGTGTGGCGATGCGGGCGCGGTGCTGGTAGTCGCGGCGGACGAACTGCACGTCGTCCAGGACGATCCAGTGGTCCGCCGCGAACAGCTTGGCCAGCGTGGTCAGCCGGGGCATGAAGTTGGGCTGGTGGATGGCGCACAGGCTGCCCGGGAAGGTGAGTTCAGGAAGCGATGAGGCGGCTGGTGAAGCCGGCGTGGATGAGGGATTCGTACGCGGCATGCACGTCCTCCGGGACCTCCTGCTCGATGGCGAACCCGAGCTTCGGATACTCGATCACCCGCTGGAGGTCGCCGACGAGCATGTCCACCACGAGCTTCTCGTCGCCGATGGACTTGAGGTAGTCGTCGAACTCCAGGGTTTCCGAGGCGCACACCATCTCGGCCTCGGGCCACAGCTTGCGGGCGGTGGCGTACGACCGCCGTTCCATGTAGGGCTTGGAGACCAGCAGCACCTTCTCCGGGGTGATGCCGGCGTCGGCCAGGACCTCGCGGGCGAGGGTGATGTTCTGCCCGGTGTTCGCGGCGTGGGGCTCCAGCAGGATCGCTGAGGCTGGGACGTCGAGGTCGATGGCGTGCTCGCGGAAGTGGACCGCTTCGCCGCGAGGGAAGACCTTGGCGGTGGTCGGGCTGTTGCCACCGGTGAAGACCAGCGTGGGGAAGAGACCCGCGTGGTACAGCTCGGCGGCGCGCGTGGCCACTCCCAGGTCGTGGCTGCCCAGGCCGATCGCCACGTCCACGGGGCGGGCCTGGTGGTGCATCTGGTGAAAGTCCCAGATCGCCTTGGCCTGGTGCCACTGGTCTTCGGCGATGCCCTGCTGGTTGTCACTCACGCGTTCGTCTCCCTGATCACCGTCGGCGAGGCCCCGGGCGGCCCCTCACTGCTGGCCTTGACGCTCTCGATACTGCGCAGTTGGTGCACGAGGCCGTACTGCGCGGCCGTCCGAGCGGCCTGGCCGAGAACGCGTAGCCCATCATCGCGGGTCGCCGTGTCGGAGAGCAGGATGTGGCCGTGAGCGGTGTCCAGTCGTACGCGTTGCATCGGTGAGTCGGTGCTCCCGCTGCTTCGGGCGATGTCGATGAAGTGCATGGCCTGGGTGAGGTCTCCGACGCCCCGGCGGGCCAGGGCTAGCTTCTGATGGGCCACCGACCAGTCGTCGGGTTCGGTGAGGTCTTCGAACTCACGGGTCGCGGCCTGCATCACGCGGGTCGCGTAGTCGTGGTTGCCGTCCTTGCTGAGTGCCGTGCCCACCCACAGGCGGGCTCTGGCCCGGTCACGGCGAGAGAGCCGGTCGTCGACAGCGAGCGTCTCGTACGTACGGGCCGACGCCTCCAGGTCACCGGACATCTCCGAGACGACCGCGAGGGACAGATCGAGCTGGGCGACGCGGCGGGGGATGTCGAGCTGGGTGAAGATCGAGCGCGCGCCCGCGTAGGAGTGGCGGGCGGACAGCGGTCCGAGCACGGCGCCCCGATCACGCTTGAGGTCTCCGAGTAACGCGGTGGAACGGGCGTAGAGGTACAGGCCCTTGTCGTCGAGTTCGGCGGCCGTGAAACGGTTGAGCCATCGGCCCAGCAGGCTGTCCGCGAAGGTGAAGTTCTGTCGGGACAAGGCGACAACGGCACGATCCAGGTCGTCGGTCCACGACTCGTACTCCCAGGCTCTGGGCCCGGCAGCCGTCACCCGGCGTCCGGCTGCCACCTGCCCGGGGCCGGCCATCTCCGACAGGAGCGTTTCGAAGCGCAGGTGCACGGAGGCATCGGCGCGGCCGAGCGCGGTGTCGAGAATGGCC is from Streptomyces seoulensis and encodes:
- a CDS encoding YdcF family protein → MSDNQQGIAEDQWHQAKAIWDFHQMHHQARPVDVAIGLGSHDLGVATRAAELYHAGLFPTLVFTGGNSPTTAKVFPRGEAVHFREHAIDLDVPASAILLEPHAANTGQNITLAREVLADAGITPEKVLLVSKPYMERRSYATARKLWPEAEMVCASETLEFDDYLKSIGDEKLVVDMLVGDLQRVIEYPKLGFAIEQEVPEDVHAAYESLIHAGFTSRLIAS
- a CDS encoding WbqC family protein codes for the protein MPRLTTLAKLFAADHWIVLDDVQFVRRDYQHRARIATLDGLGPNRWLTIPTHRPSGRATLIRDTLIADPAAARRRASSILRQQYGTSPHWPAVERALQPVWNAFDTGRVATVATASTRALLELLGWRGQIFTSSTLPTRTGRSERLADATGARAYLCGTGGMTYLDHAPFTELGVAVVPFLSPATGLWASGRQVSALRALASRGPDAVGARFRALAFAHDALGCAA
- a CDS encoding helix-turn-helix domain-containing protein, which encodes MATVHHWTGLEARALRLALRLSVRAFAERLGLAVATISKWEKLRSATEPRPDTQAILDTALGRADASVHLRFETLLSEMAGPGQVAAGRRVTAAGPRAWEYESWTDDLDRAVVALSRQNFTFADSLLGRWLNRFTAAELDDKGLYLYARSTALLGDLKRDRGAVLGPLSARHSYAGARSIFTQLDIPRRVAQLDLSLAVVSEMSGDLEASARTYETLAVDDRLSRRDRARARLWVGTALSKDGNHDYATRVMQAATREFEDLTEPDDWSVAHQKLALARRGVGDLTQAMHFIDIARSSGSTDSPMQRVRLDTAHGHILLSDTATRDDGLRVLGQAARTAAQYGLVHQLRSIESVKASSEGPPGASPTVIRETNA